The following are from one region of the Tachysurus fulvidraco isolate hzauxx_2018 chromosome 15, HZAU_PFXX_2.0, whole genome shotgun sequence genome:
- the xylt2 gene encoding xylosyltransferase 2, with amino-acid sequence MVASIRVQKLLRRYKLAIAAALTILLIQGLVVWSLRSLEEGEAERRERQSKLPDHNNQDVRRDSEAKGQNSLSGGYHRQVKHDMERPVVTRPTKKGGKRRMKPSMREGAGVVQGIGAGDVVAPYDPSSSRNFTDMKAQEGGKFPPGAQGEPGSVDGAPQVPSNDFVPSCEIVGKDALSALHRAGSRQCRQEIANIVCKHQAGELMPQALPQYCTQHVLSSAGQQAEILDNDLSKVENPVRVAFVLMVHGRAVRQLKRLLKAIYHKDHFYYIHVDKRSTYLHREIVHMAELYSNVRVTPWRMVTIWGGASLLKAYLHSMQDLMSMLDWKWDFFINLSATDFPTRTNDELVAFLSQNRDKNFLKSHGRENARFIKKQGLDRLFHECDNHMWRLGERTIPEGLDVSGGSDWFSLTRRFVEYVVNSKDELVTGLKQFYTYALLPAESFFHTVLGNSHMCDTLVDNNLRVTNWNRKLGCKCQYKHIVDWCGCSPNDFKPADLIRIQQLTRPTFFARKFESTVNQEAIDILDTHLYGQHPPGTAALKAYWESLFEREDGVGTLSDVALTAYMSFFRLALHSQKTMHEACRFVPVGYPISVHLYFYDDRFQGYLLRQEVKTTASEKKEMLEVWVVPQATLQLESNLNEFERLKNLEVGTEWDPKERIFRNFGGVMGPLDEPVAVQKWARGPNLTATIVWIDPAQVVAASYDISVDVEAEFTQYKPPLQRPLRPGVWRVRVLRLWERMAEARFLVMPLAFKGKEPFRKEEHTWLHAGPAGNVYLEQGFQQLAQVLKLPPMEPALEESQKKASLVGKALEGWLDSLVGAFWGTGDLCSTQTSLCPSVQLCAKTSWSSLSPDPKSELGAVKSNGRIR; translated from the exons CGCAGAGAACGGCAGTCTAAGCTGCCTGATCACAACAACCAGGATGTGAGGAGAGACTCGGAAGCCAAGGGGCAGAATTCCCTGTCCGGGGGGTATCACCGCCAGGTGAAGCACGACATGGAGCGGCCGGTCGTCACTCGTCCCACCAAGAAAGGGGGAAAACGAAGAATGAAGCCCTCCATGAGGGAAGGAGCCGGAGTGGTGCAGGGCATTGGAGCCGGAGATGTCGTTGCACCGTACGATCCATCCAGCAGCCGTAACTTTACTGACATGAAGGCGCAGGAAGGAGGCAAATTCCCACCAGGCGCTCAAGGAGAACCGGGAAGCGTCGACGGCGCACCTCAGGTCCCAAGCAACGACTTTGTACCCAGCTGTGAGATCGTTGGCAAGGATGCTCTGTCTGCTCTGCACCGTGCTGGATCACGCCAGTGCCGGCAGGAGATTGCCAATATTGTCTGCAAACACCAGGCTGGAGAGCTGATGCCTCAGGCTTTACCTCAGTACTGCACACAGCATG TCTTGTCCAGTGCTGGCCAGCAAGCTGAAATTCTAGACAACGATTTGTCCAAAGTGGAGAACCCAGTCAGGGTGGCGTTCGTACTGATGGTCCACGGTCGAGCCGTGCGGCAGCTCAAGCGACTCCTCAAAGCCATTTATCACAAAGACCATTTCTACTACATCCATGTGGATAAG CGCTCCACCTACCTGCACCGGGAAATTGTGCACATGGCCGAGCTGTACTCCAACGTGAGGGTCACACCCTGGCGCATGGTCACTATCTGGGGCGGGGCCAGTCTGCTGAAGGCATACCTGCACAGCATGCAGGATTTGATGTCCATGCTCGACTGGAAATGGGACTTCTTCATCAACCTCAGTGCCACAGACTTCCCCACCAG GACCAATGACGAGCTGGTGGCTTTCCTCTCTCAGAACCGTGACAAGAACTTCTTGAAGTCTCATGGCAGAGAGAATGCCAG GTTCATTAAGAAACAGGGGCTGGACAGACTTTTCCACGAGTGTGATAATCACATGTGGCGGCTAGGGGAGCGCACCATTCCAGAGGGCCTGGACGTGTCTGGTGGCTCCGACTGGTTTTCACTCACACGTCGCTTTGTGGAGTATGTGGTCAACTCCAAGGACGAGCTGGTGACCGGGCTGAAGCAGTTCTACACCTACGCCCTGCTCCCTGCAGAG TCTTTCTTTCACACAGTGTTGGGCAACAGCCACATGTGTGACACCCTAGTGGACAACAACCTGCGAGTTACTAACTGGAATCGCAAGCTGGGCTGCAAGTGCCAGTACAAGCATATAGTGGACTGGTGCGGATGCTCTCCCAATGACTTCAAACCTGCCGATCTCATCCGAATTCAG CAGCTGACGCGACCCACGTTCTTCGCCCGTAAATTTGAATCCACTGTCAACCAGGAGGCCATTGATATTCTTGATACCCACCTGTATGGGCAACACCCACCAGGCACTGCGGCACTTAAAGCCTACTGGGAAAGCCTGTTTGAGCGAGAGGATGGTGTGGGAACTCTCAGCGATGTGGCACTCACAGCCTACATGTCCTTCTTCAGACTTGCTCTCCATAGTCAGAAAACCATGCATGAGGCCTGCAG GTTTGTGCCTGTCGGCTACCCCATATCCGTCCATCTCTATTTCTATGACGACCGTTTCCAGGGCTACCTGTTACGCCAGGAGGTGAAGACCACGGCATCTGAGAAGAAGGAAATGCTGGAGGTGTGGGTTGTTCCTCAGGCAACATTACAGCTAGAGAGCAACCTAAATGAGTTTGAGAGGCTGAAGAACCTTGAG GTGGGAACAGAATGGGACCCCAAAGAGAGAATTTTCCGGAACTTTGGTGGAGTGATGGGGCCTTTGGACGAGCCCGTGGCGGTGCAGAAATGGGCTCGTGGCCCCAACCTCACAGCCACCATCGTGTGGATCGATCCTGCTCAGGTGGTCGCAGCATCTTATGACATCAGCGTGGATGTGGAGGCGGAGTTTACTCAATACAAGCCACCGCTGCAGCGTCCCCTCAGGCCTGGAGTATGGAGAGTCCGTGTGCTGAGGTTATGGGAGCGTATGGCTGAAGCTCGCTTTCTGGTCATGCCTCTCGCTTTTAAAGGAAAGGAACCATTTCGCAAAG AAGAGCATACCTGGCTGCACGCAGGCCCTGCAGGAAACGTTTACCTGGAGCAGGGCTTCCAGCAGCTCGCTCAGGTTCTGAAGCTGCCTCCCATGGAGCCTGCACTGGAGGAATCTCAGAAGAAGGCATCTCTGGTGGGCAAGGCTCTGGAGGGTTGGTTGGACAGCTTAGTGGGTGCCTTCTGGGGAACAGGAGACCTGTGTTCCACTCAGACATCCCTCTGTCCCAGCGTACAGCTGTGTGCAAAGACCAGTTGGAGCTCCTTGTCCCCAGATCCCAAATCCGAACTTGGCGCAGTCAAAAGCAACGGCCGGATCAGGTAG